CATTGTCACTGacagagcacagagacacagacaggtcATCAGTTCCACAGTCTCAGGCAGCAGAAATAGTTCCAGAGACACATTTTCAACCCATCAATCAAACAGCAGGAGAGACAGACGCTGTGTCCATGTCACCCTAACTCAGTACCACTGACAGGAGGCCCCATAAATCCCAGTGCAAATTCTCACCCTCTCTCATCCTCACTGTATCAGTTCCACAATGGAGCAGGCTTAGTGAAATAATCAATATCAGAGAAAACTGGTTTCCAGTTAAGAATTACACAATTAACCTTAATAATGTACTCTGAGATTCGAGTTAAATACGAGTCACATCACTCACATCAGGGAGTAAGATCCACCCTCACACTGAGTCCTGGAGCATGTCAGATTCAGGATAATTCTCAAACAGTTGTTGAGAGTAAGATGCTGAAAGGCTCTGTACTCACTCATCAATAGCAGTCACAAAAAGCAACAGACTCAACAATTGTACCTCTGAGAGATTTAGAAATGGTTAAATGACTCTCAGAGAGGAAACAATAATAACATACAAACGGAAGActgctcgcacacacacacaggtatacacacacacagctataCACAAGTatacactcagatacacacacagtatTCAGGCCCACACACATTATACACACAGAgttacaaacacacatacactcaaacatacacacaggtatacacacacacagctatatatatatatgcacgtGTACACACAGTATACAGAGCCACACATTATACGCACACAGttgtacacacccacacacacaggtataTACACTCAGGCACATAAACATTCACACATATTCTCaaatacacatacatatatagaaacacatatgtgcacacacacagatatacacagagaCACTTACATTGCATCAGATAAATATTTTATCCAGCTACAGTGAagtaacagcgatatatttccaaaacaggatggtgagtggctggaGGAGAGCCTCCAGGTCGTGGTGTCGCTCTGTGTCAGCCGCCCTTGTCCCTCTCTAGATGGTGGtggatgtgggtttggaaggtgttgccaaaggagccttggtgaccagcgccggccctagggttgctggcgccccgggcaagctgaacttcggcgcccttggggagggggggggcggggcctgggagggggggcagggcctgggaggggggggcagggcctgggaggggggggctgggagggggggggggggtggctgggaggggcggggcctggggggggagggccggGCGGACCCGCAGGGGAgggggacccgcgggggggggggcggacccgcggcggggcggacccgaggggagggcgggggggtggcggacccgaggggggggcggggggggggggggggagcggacccgcgggggggggggggggggggggggggcgccctgggggaggggtgccgccctgggggaggggtgcggtacgtttcagcaCCGCCacttcagcgctgccgtttcagcgccaggacttttcagcgaCAGGACATTTCAGCACCAGAAAAAATAAATCAtacagcaggaaaaacaagaccttggggaactgcccctcataagcatcctccagaaggaacatcccaagtacccagggacaacaggatactggccatatcattggacctgcaccccatccaaatccaaacctctcccgtcccagcagggaaaatgtactgtccccattcatattaagaggaaaaggataatcactccagccccagccagggggaccccgggaaactaacccgaccaacagagtgcaccatgattagaaataacactctcaagagagacgaaaagaatgaaaggagcaggatgcagtcataataatagtccttggggggagtgataattgattattgaaaccgcatgagcagatggtaaattgttttctaacctacaccagatgacatgtagttcaacggagggtttttcaaaactctcactgacagtttcagctttttctcccctatgtttaaagagcatgggatttttatccccatgtttaaagagaagcaaattttaaaagcatcagacatgacatttaagcagaccttgggggtgaggcttctgtatctgggttctgcacaccacttagcacacagtaataaaactccaaaaaaaggccaaataactaagtgttataactaagtatacctgtgtcaccacctttgcactgcagctttttggctcccctgttaatctcgttgcgcttgtaaagtgacctgtgaatgaatgagcgctggccagctgaaatttttggcgctgaaatttttgacgctgaaacgtccaggcgctgaaactgcagcgctgaaacgtcggcgctgaactgtcccattcccctgggggagggcggccacagcgggggagggcggccaccgcgcatgcgctggttggcaccggcccaactgcgcatgcgcgggacccgagtctggcgccccctagcacatggcgccccgggcgactgcccgagttgccggtgccttgagccggccctggtcgaGTATTACATTGAACACATGATTATGAAATCTTTTTTCTGGGTCATCTGCATTTGGAACCTCGTCAATGTACTCATATTCAAACAGCTTCCTTTTCCAGCTTATTCTTTTACTTCTGAAAATGGGCTCTACATCTAATTCTGTAGCTAATTCTTTTGCTGACTCTAGTGCTTTTTCATATCCATTTGCACGATAATCAATTAAGTAATCAgtgacattattcattaatgaaacTGCGGTAGACATTTCCACAGAGGTGTTCTGCATAGTTTTACTGACAACATTTACTTTGCCTAAGACATCATACCAGACATTCAGCATCACTAGAAAACTGTAATCTTCTATTTGTGTTACAAGAGTCTCTGCTTCATGTCGCATTGCAGGATCAGAAGCAGGCATTTCTGAAAGTTCATAAAGAGCTTCTCGGATTCCTATAATTTCATATTTAATGGCTTTGACGCATTCTAATCTGCACTCCCATCTAGTCTCGCATAAAGGTTTTGCAGTGAGGCATTTAACATGTTTTTTCAGTGCATGCCATCGgcaaggagaggcagaaaacaaaatatatttgCGCTGGACAGTACCAAAAAATGAAGTGGATTCCCGGCAACTTGTTGCCCTGTCACCAACCACTAAGTTTAGGCTATGACATCCACATGGCATATAAAACGCCTGTGGATTTTCTTTCATGATCCGTGCCTGAACCCCTTTATTCTTTCCTTTCATATTTGAACCATTATCATAGCCCTGACGTCTGCTGTTATGTAAGTCTAGCTCGCTCGCTCTCAGAAAATCAAGTATACTTTCATATAATCCTTTGCCTGTAGTATCTATAACTGGTTTATAGTTAACAAAATGTTCCTTTATTGAAATGTCTTCTACATCTAAAAATCGTATTGTAAATGAAAGCTGCTCCACATGACTTATATCTGGCGTACAGTCTAAGATAAGACTAAAATATTTGGCTTCTTTAGCTCGGTTTAATATATTTTcctgaacagcatttcccaacaaattgattatttcattctgaacattttttcCGCAACAGTGAATGTGAGTTTCTTTAGACACAACCCGACGTAAATGTTCACTCATTGGCAGATCATATTTTCCAAGTAGCTCGACAAGACCTAAAAAATTCCCATTGTGCGGTGTAAATAATGTGTCTGAAGTTCCTCTGAAAGCCAAATTATGTTCAGCTAAATACAGAGTGATGCTCATTAAACGTTCCAAAACTTTACACCAATGCTCTCGTTCTTTTCCCACTCGTGACTGCATCCCCTTATCAATAGATTTATTAGTCTGCAATCGCAGTGATGTTTCACACCACTCCTTAAGACATTCCAGATGATGTACTGCATTTTCATGTGACTGCAAATATTCATGAGCATGCTTCCagtcattaattccagattttcctaaCAATGACTTATTTGAGAAGCCAAAAATTTTGCAACAAAAGCAATACATTTTATTGGTGCTCTCTGAATTAATAAGCCACCTTCTAAGAAAATTCGCACCGTTGTTTATTTTCCTATACATCATTGTCACAGAGAAACTACGTTTATTTGCATCTTTTGGAAAATTGTACTGTTTATTAATAGGATGCGGCCCATTCATAATGATGTGATCACTTTCAGCCATTGATAATTCATCTGGCCAGTGTGCTGGATCATTGTAGTTGATATTTCTTTTGGGGGAGTTTTCAAATTTACTTTCAACATTCTCAGTATTACCTGCTGTGACATTATTGCCTAAGTCGTCAACAGCATTACAATTGTGATCCTGATGTTTTAATTCATGCATGCAATTGTTCTTTCCTTCAGAAAGTAGAGTATCTTCAGTTGGTTTGACTTCACAATCATTAGATGACAAATCTGGAGAGATAGATGTAGCTGAAGAAGTTGAGCCTGCATTGTCCCCACTGTTAGACTTAGGACTGAAAAAACTTGATAGCTTTGGGTGTTTCCTGGCTGCTTCTTCTTGTTGAAGACgtctttttctgttttcatagcCGGATAACTTTTTTGGAGGCATTTGCTATCtaggaaaataataaaacaaatctaaaatggaatataatatatatgtatagtatatacacacatatatatatatatatatatatatatatatatatattgttggtgagtgtaagatactggtctttttgttccagtcttatgaggaactgttcagaataaatctgtttaccaccagtgtgggttttcttcatataatgctcttcacgttattgtgatttgtccgtgtgtcaatgtcattgcgtcaacatcaggggcagcacggtagccttgtggatagcacaatcgcttcatagctccagggtcccaggttcgattccggcttgggtcactgtctgtgcaagtctgcacatcctccccgtgtgtgcgtgggtttcctccgggtgctccggtttcctcccacagtccaaagatgtgcgggttaggtggattggccatgataaattgcccattagtatccaaaattgcccttagtgttgggtggggttactgggtaatggggatagggtggatgtgttgaccttggatatggggtagggtgctctttccaagagccggtgcagactcgatgggccgaatggcctccttctgcactgtaaattcgatgtaagtctatgtaaatcagattcagataatataaaatatagtcagggtcagtcagttgcttaaatgtattgtaactgatgaattttgaaaacctagtgtgtctgggcgaactctgaatcacgcaataagcatcgacgcttaggtttcaaaattcagccttgcaaataaacttaacagataaggttaactcggcaaggagtacccagaaactccctccaaatgctatttacggcggcaaagtctgcctcgtgtgtgtgtttttttaaacaacacttcgagagagcaccagaagtataatgaaatttcgggaagctaattagacccagttagttaatctacaatacctgactctatTATAAGAGTTATAAAACTCTATATTTTATAatagagtcaggtattgtagattaactaactgggtctaattagcttcccgaaatttcactatacttctggtgctctctcgaagtgtcgttgaaacaaacacacacacgaggcagattttgccgccgtaaatagcatttggagggagtttctgggtactccttgccaagttaaccttatctgttaaggttatttgcaaggctgaattttgaaacctaagcgtcgataattattgcgtgattcagagttcgcccagacacactaggttttcaaaattcatcagttacaatacactACAGTCAGTTGCTTAagtgtattgtaactgatgaattttgaaaacctagtgtgtctgggcgaactctgaatcacgcaataagcacGACGCTTAGGTTTaaaaattcagccttgcaaataaacttaacagataaggttaactcggcaaggagtacccagaaacaagaaactccctccaaatgctatttacggcggcaaaatctgccttgcgtgtgtgtttttttaaacaacacttcgagagagcaccagaagtataatgaaatttcgggaagctaattagacccagttaatctacaatacctgactctcgctgacctaaggtgcgcattccaatttccaccaagagggctaaataggcatagcagctcagaaactgcagcgctccgaggaggaaaaattccgagccagtctcagagtctgaggcattattctcctaaagtttgctttcagcccacttgtggctgttcagcttattgtatcccaaactaagattgtgagggtttaactcacagtttgtttagtccctctctctctgattctctctctctctctctctctcattccttcgactggttccttttctctccttcaaacaagttagtttttttttgtctcgtgatgggattttgtctcgtgatgggattggcgcccccgagcacatggcgccccgggcgactgcccgagttgccggtaccttcaGCCGGCCCTGTGtatttgtttcagtgattcttcgttgTGGGTCTAAAGGAACAAAATGTCAttttgtatctggtgtataacatcggttgcaggtcctgtgtgttGAGGAAGCCTTGTTCAAacgtgtgcatgaagatgttgcaaTGAGGAATTAATAATCACCCAGGACTCCGGATAAATTTCCTCTTCTCTTCTTGGAAATAGTCTGGCTGGTTGGATTGGCGAGTTGACGAAGTTGCATTCACCCAGGATCCTATTCCGTCTCCTGTCCTGGATGAATTTCCTCCTGTTTGAACACGGGAGGAGTTATTTGTCTActtgtctgtgaaagcagcaCCAGAAGCAGCTGTGGAGTGAGTTTCCAGTCGCCAGGATGCAACTGTCTAATTGGATCCATCACGCCGCTCAGATCTCAGACTCTCAATACCTTCGTATGAGGAACAGGTCTGCGTCAGTTCCGTCTTTGTTAAATGGAGAAAACAGGAAAAGCACATcgagtttgaaatgaaatggcgATGAAGAAATAATTGAAATCGATTTGTGCACGAAGCAAATCCTTTGCCATAACGCGTCAGGATGGCCGAGCGGTCGAAAGCGCAGCGTTAAGGTCGCAGCTTTCTCTGGAGGCGTGGGTTTCAAATCCCACTTCTGTAATTCACTATTTCTCAACGAGGTTAAGTATCTCCAGCAAAATGCTCAACTCCAGGGAGATCCAACACCTCTTATTCAATGGGGAATCAGAGGTTTCAGGCCATGAGATTCCAGCTGGAACCCGCATAGCCAAATCCCACAGGCAGAAGCCCAGTTCAAGGCTGAATGGACTGTTTATTGACTCTGGTTGAGGAATTAATATTGATCCCAGGACACCGGGTAAAATTCATCTACTTTTGTTGTAAATAGTTTGGCTGATTGGATTGTCTAGGTGACTCAGAAGACCTCTTCCAGAATCCTCTTGTGCCGCCTTTTCTGGATGAACTTCCTCCTGTTTGCACACTGAACGGGTTCTTTGGCTACTTGTCTGTgaaagcagctgtggagagagattccAGTCGCCAGGATGCAACTGTCTCATTGGATCCTTCCCGCCGCTCAGATCTCAGACTCTCAATATCTTCGTGTGAGGAACAGGTCGGCGGCAGTTCGGTCTTTGTTGATCGCAGAAAACTGATCAATGCAGCAATGAGAAGCTCCTGGACCCCCCAGCGGCTTGGACAAGGATGACACTCAGATACAGGACTCTGGCTGGGGTTGAAAAATAGGAAAAGTACATctagtttgaaatgaaatggcaATTAAGATACAACTTAAATCGATTTGTGCACGGAGCATATCCTTTGCCATACCGCGTCAGGATGGCCGAGTGGTCAAAGGCACTACGTTAAGGTcgcagtctcctctggaggtttgaatcccactcctGATATTAACTTTTCCTCCAGGTGGTTACGTTTCTCCAGCATAATGTTCAACTCCTGGATGAACCAGATCTCCCA
The sequence above is drawn from the Scyliorhinus canicula chromosome 31, sScyCan1.1, whole genome shotgun sequence genome and encodes:
- the LOC119958862 gene encoding zinc finger MYM-type protein 1-like; translated protein: MPPKKLSGYENRKRRLQQEEAARKHPKLSSFFSPKSNSGDNAGSTSSATSISPDLSSNDCEVKPTEDTLLSEGKNNCMHELKHQDHNCNAVDDLGNNVTAGNTENVESKFENSPKRNINYNDPAHWPDELSMAESDHIIMNGPHPINKQYNFPKDANKRSFSVTMMYRKINNGANFLRRWLINSESTNKMYCFCCKIFGFSNKSLLGKSGINDWKHAHEYLQSHENAVHHLECLKEWCETSLRLQTNKSIDKGMQSRVGKEREHWCKVLERLMSITLYLAEHNLAFRGTSDTLFTPHNGNFLGLVELLGKYDLPMSEHLRRVVSKETHIHCCGKNVQNEIINLLGNAVQENILNRAKEAKYFSLILDCTPDISHVEQLSFTIRFLDVEDISIKEHFVNYKPVIDTTGKGLYESILDFLRASELDLHNSRRQGYDNGSNMKGKNKGVQARIMKENPQAFYMPCGCHSLNLVVGDRATSCRESTSFFGTVQRKYILFSASPCRWHALKKHVKCLTAKPLCETRWECRLECVKAIKYEIIGIREALYELSEMPASDPAMRHEAETLVTQIEDYSFLVMLNVWYDVLGKVNVVSKTMQNTSVEMSTAVSLMNNVTDYLIDYRANGYEKALESAKELATELDVEPIFRSKRISWKRKLFEYEYIDEVPNADDPEKRFHNHVFNVILDQGRLKEQFEFVSLLSVTGGNKTPFSNFKRSKSQLSAKAET